The Papaver somniferum cultivar HN1 chromosome 3, ASM357369v1, whole genome shotgun sequence genome includes a region encoding these proteins:
- the LOC113355262 gene encoding glycine-rich domain-containing protein 1-like, which translates to MAGSKLSEKSDTEDDEEEEYIKIFDPSIDLVTAGRRQVSFLQRVFESQWFHHPPSIIQSIRRYDELWMPLISDLSINSKTSPMILPPLDIQWVWFCHTLNPITYREYCQSKFSRLIEKSLIFNDENQEYASNRCRDIWSFKYPDEPFDIIESTTTSDESITVDKSILDEVMKQRFLYTKFSKPYMIELVYLIASRKRYARFLYLLHKFKEDCSKLIPTLDIQLMWLTHQSYPVVYARDMKNIEDDLSRVNGIWDKANDEDMKMTRKLWERLFDQPYEKAGGMLDEIVRSIKIPVYWDAWCSDVNAKYKSLEPRFLLEVYVSMRADREMKERQETCLRLRTVRCHRELKISKPTISVQSDSWDKMWHLCCEFGTRGIMLELGQQSGAGGGAKSSCCKKKTSLKSTLVFLWYDLLRAPSLTLEKELQQKWMRAVASITPPAQAPYLLKCVPDCVTDDSGAMISDVILKMNLYRPQDGRWLSRTVLDHAGRECFVLRIRMGSGFWRRVGDVPVAVKKEERIIEVREGSWRYVAGSIGRTPDKVVGSATPKVEEGSSSGLESSTKTCSWSLSNGYELVVQWDSSSSAGLTFHLSNPSTSQDSSVVRLMKGRKMQYQVVDNNDHEQVVSDKSGNKQEDDEEAFVTMVRYTEEYPNGKATALMNWKLLVVEVTPEEDAVAVLLLCMAILRSITEMKREDVGGLLIRRRLKQTQLGLRDWGSVFLPVPNSKSNSPTNLSSSSSSPHLKPWYWNPKVVMASSIESDYHHKTVRQPSGYHYTEAEGGDKLYKKGLLIVP; encoded by the exons ATGGCAGGAAGTAAGTTGAGTGAGAAATCTGAtacagaagatgatgaagaagaagagtatataaagatcTTTGATCCAAGTATAGATTTGGTTACGGCAGGTAGAAGGCAAGTATCCTTTCTGCAAAGGGTTTTTGAATCTCAATGGTTTCATCATCCTCCATCAATAATTCAATCCATTAGAAG GTATGACGAGTTATGGATGCCATTAATTTCCGATCTTTCAATCAATTCGAAAACCTCACCAATGATTCTTCCTCCTCTTGATATCCAATGGGTCTGGTTTTGTCACACACTTAATCCAATAACTTACAGAGAATATTGCCAATCGAAATTCTCAAGATTGATAGAAAAATCATTAATCTTTAACGATgagaaccaagagtatgcatcaAACAGATGCAGAGACATTTGGAGTTTTAAATACCCGGATGAACCATTCGACATCATCGAATCAACTACTACTTCAGACGaatcaatcacagttgataaaagCATACTCGATGAAGTCATGAAACAGAGATTTTTGTATACGAAATTCTCCAAGCCTTATATGATTGAACTTGTTTACTTAATCGCGTCACGAAAACGATACGCGAGATTTCTTTATCTGTTACATAAATTCAAAGAAGATTGTTCAAAATTAATACCCACTTTAGATATTCAATTAATGTGGTTAACTCATCAG AGTTATCCAGTGGTATATGCGAGGGATATGAAGAACATAGAAGATGATTTGAGCAGAGTAAATGGAATTTGGGATAAAGCGAATGATGAAGATATGAAAATGACTAGAAAGTTATGGGAGAGATTGTTTGATCAACCTTATGAGAAAGCAGGTGgaatgcttgatgagattgttagATCAATTAAGATTCCAGTTTATTGGGATGCTTGGTGTTCTGATGTTAATGCTAAGTACAAATCCTTAGAACCAAGGTTCTTGCTTGAG GTATACGTGAGTATGAGAGCTGACCGAGAGATGAAAGAAAGACAAGAAACATGTTTACGCCTAAGGACGGTTCGATGTCATCGAGAACTCAAGATCAGTAAACCCACAATCTCGGTGCAATCGGATTCATGGGACAAAATGTGGCATCTTTGCTGCGAATTTGGTACTCGGGGTATAATGCTGGAGCTTGGACAACAGTCAGGCGCTGGTGGTGGTGCCAAGAGTTCTTGCTGTAAAAAGAAGACTAGTTTGAAGAGTACGCTAGTGTTTTTATGGTACGATTTGCTAAGGGCGCCATCGCTTACGCTTGAGAAAGAACTGCAACAGAAATGGATGAGAGCAGTGGCTTCAATAACACCACCAGCTCAAGCGCCTTACTTGTTGAAGTGTGTACCAGATTGCGTGACCGATGATTCAGGCGCAATGATATCGGATGTGATACTGAAAATGAATCTCTATCGACCACAAGACGGACGCTGGTTGTCCAGGACAGTCTTGGACCATGCTGGGAGGGAGTGCTTTGTTTTACGGATCCG AATGGGAAGTGGGTTTTGGAGGAGAGTAGGTGATGTTCCAGTGGCCGTGAAAAAGGAGGAGAGAATCATAGAGGTTCGCGAAGGTTCATGGCGTTATGTTGCTGGCTCGATTGGTCGAACTCCTG ACAAGGTAGTAGGGAGTGCAACACCCAAAGTGGAAGAAGGTTCAAGCTCAGGATTAGAGAGCAGTACGAAAACTTGTAGTTGGAGTCTTTCAAATGGATATGAACTTGTGGTACAATGGGACTCATCATCATCGGCTGGTCTAACTTTCCATCTCAGCAACCCCAGCACCTCGCAAGATTCATCG GTTGTCAGATTGATGAAAGGGAGGAAAATGCAGTACCAAGTAGTAGATAATAATGATCACGAACAAGTAGTTTCCGATAAAAGCGGAAACAAACAAGAAGACGACGAAGAAGCGTTTGTGACGATGGTAAGGTACACAGAAGAGTACCCAAACGGGAAAGCAACAGCTCTAATGAACTGGAAGTTATTGGTAGTAGAAGTGACACCAGAAGAAGATGCAGTAGCAGTACTACTCTTGTGCATGGCGATACTCCGGAGCATAACCGAAATGAAGAGAGAAGATGTTGGTGGGTTGTTGATTAGAAGAAGATTAAAACAAACACAACTAGGTTTAAGAGATTGGGGTTCAGTGTTTCTACCAGTACCTAATTCTAAGTCTAACTCGCCGACGAATttaagttcatcatcatcatcacctcatCTTAAACCATGGTATTGGAATCCTAAAGTTGTAATGGCTTCTTCTATTGAATCTGATTATCATCACAAAACAGTGAGACAACCATCTGGTTACCATTATACAGAAGCAGAGGGTGGTGACAAACTCTATAAAAAAGGGTTATTAATCGTACCTTAA
- the LOC113360894 gene encoding ABC transporter G family member 9-like, which produces MEMKQLKNQTNSDEQEVNKKQSYPVTLKFDNIVYKIKTKNQGFLKHTSRKCNPKKLGEKIILKGVTGEVVPGEMLAMLGPSGSGKTTLLNALGRRLIGGDLSGSITYNGKPFSNGMNRRTGFVTQDDIFHPHLTVIETLIFTALLRLPQSFTLEEKSRQAKAVISQLGLTKCKDNIMGGAFVRGVSGGERKRVSIGQEMLINPSLLFLDEPTSGLDSRSAQQVVSILLELANGGRTVLMSIHQPSMNIFYMFHKILLLSSDGNPLYFGKTENSVDYFSCIGYSISNATTNPADFLLDLAEGVCPGRLNGEKEIKQHLVSAYKTNLSDRIKEEFLETGNLQLSAQFEEQVDEKQFSEWNTSWIQQFLVLLKRDLKERKHESFSGMNVCQILVFSCICGLLWWQSSSLQDQMGFLFFCTLFWSVRPFYNSVPTFPLERMMLTKERSSSMYRLSSYFIAKTVADLPMELVLPTVFVVITYWMGGLKPTAAHFFKTLFVILYGALVSQGVGLALGAVVMNIKASITFGSVIVETFFLASGYYVQNVPKFVSWCKYISPSYFTYKLLLASQFKADDIYQCVPNNATCKIGSYPAIQKIGLGNVGTSIAALTVMLVGYRVIAYLALMRIGVAAG; this is translated from the exons ATGGAGATGAAACAGTTGAAGAATCAAACAAACTCTGATGAACAAGAAGTAAACAAGAAACAAAGTTATCCTGTTACGTTGAAG TTTGACAACATTGTTTACAAGATTAAAACCAAGAACCAAGGATTCCTCAAACACACATCACGGAAATGTAATCCGAAGAAACTCGGAGAGAAAATAATATTGAAGGGGGTGACAGGTGAAGTAGTACCTGGAGAGATGCTAGCAATGTTAGGACCTTCTGGTAGTGGCAAAACAACCCTTCTAAATGCTTTGGGACGACGACTTATTGGTGGAGACCTAAGCGGAAGCATTACATATAATGGAAAGCCTTTCTCCAATGGTATGAATCGGAGAACCGGTTTCGTTACTCAAGATGATATATTCCATCCGCACCTTACGGTTATCGAAACGCTCATATTCACTGCTCTTCTGCGATTGCCGCAATCTTTCACTCTAGAAGAGAAGAGTAGGCAAGCGAAAGCAGTGATATCTCAACTTGGATTAACCAAGTGCAAAGACAACATTATGGGCGGAGCATTTGTCAGAGGTGTTTCAGGTGGAGAAAGGAAGAGGGTTAGTATCGGACAAGAAATGCTCATCAACCCAAGCTTATTGTTTCTCGATGAACCCACTTCCGGTCTTGATTCGAGGTCGGCTCAGCAAGTCGTTTCGATTTTGTTGGAGCTAGCAAACGGAGGACGAACGGTTTTGATGTCGATTCACCAACCTTCTATGAATATATTTTACATGTTTCATAAGATTTTACTGTTATCATCAGATGGTAATCCGTTATATTTTGGGAAGACAGAAAATTCCGTGGATTATTTTTCGTGCATTGGCTACTCCATATCGAATGCCACTACTAACCCCGCCGATTTCCTTCTGGATCTTGCTGAAG GTGTTTGTCCAGGCCGTTTGAACGGTGAAAAAGAGATTAAGCAACATCTTGTGTCTGCTTACAAGACCAATCTTTCGGACAGAATAAAAGAAGAATTTCTGGAAACGGGGAACCTTCAATTAAGTGCTCAATTCGAAGAACAAGTGGATGAAAAGCAATTCAGTGAATGGAACACATCTTGGATTCAACAGTTTTTGGTATTGCTCAAAAGAGATCTCAAAGAAAGAAAGCATGAATCTTTCTCCGGCATGAATGTCTGTCAGATATTGGTTTTTTCATGTATATGCGGACTTCTCTGGTGGCAATCAAGTTCTTTACAAGATCAG ATGGGGTTCTTATTCTTTTGCACATTGTTTTGGAGCGTTCGACCATTTTACAACTCGGTGCCTACTTTCCCTTTAGAAAGAATGATGCTTACCAAGGAGCGCTCATCAAGCATGTACAGACTTTCTTCCTACTTCATTGCAAAAACAGTCGCCGACCTTCCAATGGAACTTGTCCTTCCCACAGTTTTTGTCGTAATAACGTACTGGATGGGAGGGTTAAAACCGACCGCGGCGCACTTCTTCAAAACATTGTTTGTCATTCTGTACGGTGCACTGGTTTCTCAAGGCGTAGGGCTCGCACTTGGTGCTGTTGTCATGAATATTAAGGCTTCTATCACATTTGGTTCAGTCATAGTTGAGACATTCTTCTTAGCCAGTGGGTATTACGTGCAAAATGTCCCGAAATTCGTATCGTGGTGCAAGTACATTTCTCCTTCTTATTTCACTTACAAGCTCTTACTAGCTTCCCAGTTCAAAGCCGATGATATATATCAGTGTGTCCCGAATAACGCTACGTGCAAAATTGGGAGTTACCCTGCTATACAGAAGATTGGACTTGGGAATGTAGGTACATCTATTGCTGCGCTTACTGTAATGCTTGTAGGCTACAGAGTCATTGCTTATCTTGCGCTAATGAGAATTGGAGTAGCCGCCGGTTAA